In one window of Pseudoliparis swirei isolate HS2019 ecotype Mariana Trench chromosome 15, NWPU_hadal_v1, whole genome shotgun sequence DNA:
- the rai14 gene encoding ankycorbin isoform X2, protein MKSLKAKFRKTDVNEWNKNDERLLAAVEHGEAEKVASLLAKKGSSAVKLDGDGKSALHVAAARGLADCLSVILSHGADLSITDAAGSNPLHLAAKNNHTECCKKLIQSKCPIDAVDGSGKAALHHAAASGNVQTVQLLCEQKSPINLKDADGLTPLLLSAKHAHAEVCSTLLDCGAEINTSDNSGRTALMLASEANAGSVVEVLVQRGADLSALDSQGHDVVHYTKLLENSEVKTALNAALNRQQASDAKSPRSPQSSRPPSPSAIIVAGTSGSDTSDTPKKFNFKEDEVKETTLREEVEKLHEERSMLLDTIEDLKQSGEQTATGPQLEKKVERSFTASAALFSALQAKITALTLENQQLKSKHKRQASRQVSEDLKDSSRPNSMASNSSFHSTQDEFESLPQEEREDGPSGVSARGEEEEAEGGRGGSQEEIILLRQALESIQVKLLETRKENRSLHAQLKPERGREREREEDESAREKGREEELMESLAELQAKLTDSQERYHQAVEEVEDLRVQMERGGGELMEKQEVQRSTSSALEHEVKQLRALLVQSGSEQENAAQRIRQLEEALRRVEEERWSVKEKEQKIAQIEELHKEAHEEIRILQEALRGTVPVEAAAKDFEEMKAELSEVIAGLQRRLLELSHSFSETKSQLSAAQKQLAESSGASSASSEQQQQQVQVLSGKVEELQTVLAETEKKHSAARGEISLLKQEAEAQAQSSVDLADHTQVMSSLGNAIKELESQLETLQEQLHQKILQVEALQSRLTAEKDVSPDDSVSRAEHETTQEQLEGEVSHLTQLLQGALRKQDEMALEAANAWQMARENRAERESLQEVVMSREKENQTLTTRLAESLDAVCQLKQLVENHVASEREKNKRIDDLSREVGKLKDALNSLSQLSYSSGSPSKRQQQHQQLTQQIETMQQQIKQLQYQLAESKKQHHEIVSVYRMHLLYAVQGQMDEDVQKALKQILMMCQMPSQAKEAC, encoded by the exons GTCAATGAGTGGAACAAAAACGACGAGCGCCTGCTTGCTGCGGTGGAGCACGGCGAGGCGGAGAAGGTGGCATCACTTCTTGCCAAGAAAGGTTCCAGCGCTGTAAAGCTGGACGGCGATGGCAAATCGGC TCTTCATGTGGCGGCTGCACGAGGACTGGCAGACTGCCTGTCTGTCATCCTGTCCCATGGAgctgacctgtcaatcactgaCGCTGCAG GTTCCAATCCGTTACACCTGGCTGCCAAAAACAATCACACCGAGTGCTGCAAGAAGCTCATTCAG AGTAAATGTCCTATCGATGCTGTCGACGGCTCAGGAAAGGCTGCTCTGCATCACGCTG CTGCCAGTGGGAACGTCCAGACCGTCCAACTGCTGTGTGAACAGAAAAGTCCCATCAACCTGAAAGATGCC GACGGGCTCACCCCATTGCTGTTGTCAGCCAAACATGCTCATGCTGAGGTGTGCAGCACTCTGCTGGACTGCGGTGCTGAAATCAACACTTCTGACAACAGTGGCAG GACGGCCTTGATGCTGGCTAGCGAGGCAAACGCCGGTTCTGTTGTTGAAGTCCTGGTTCAGCGAGGAGCAGATCTGTCGGCTCTAGATTCACAAGGCCATGATGTCGTACACTACACCAAGCTGCTGGAGAACTCTGAGGTCAAAACTGCCCTCAATGCTGCCCTAAACAGACAGCAGGCCTCTG aTGCAAAGTCTCCGAGAAGTcctcag AGCTCCAGACCCCCTTCCCCTTCGGCCATTATTGTTGCTGGGACCTCTGGATCCGACACAAGTGACACTCCAAAAAAATTCAacttcaag GAGGATGAGGTTAAAGAAACGACACTCAGAGAGGAGGTTGAAAAGCTCCATGAGGAGAGAAGCATGTTGCTGGATACCATCGAAGACCTGAAGCAGTCGGGGGAGCAGACGGCGACGGGGCCCCAACTGGAAAAAAAG GTCGAGCGCAGTTTTACAGCATCTGCAGCGCTGTTTTCTGCTCTGCAAGCCAAAATTACTGCTCTAACTTTGGAGAACCAGCAACTTAAAAGCAAACACAAG AGACAGGCATCCCGCCAAGTGAGCGAAGACTTGAAGGACAGCAGTCGTCCAAACAGCATGGCTTCCAACTCCTCCTTCCACTCCACGCAGGATGAGTTTGAATCCCTGCCACAGGAGGAAAGGGAAGACGGTCCAAGCGGTGTTTCtgccagaggagaggaagaagaggctgaaggagggagaggagggagccaAGAGGAGATCATACTGTTGAGACAGGCGCTAGAGAGCATTCAAGTCAAACTGCTAGAAACCAGAAAGGAAAACCGCTCGCTTCATGCCCAGCTGAAACCTGAgcggggcagagagagagaaagagaagaggatgagagcgcgagggagaaaggaagagaggaagagttgATGGAGAGTCTCGCGGAGCTTCAGGCGAAGCTGACAGACTCTCAAGAGAGATACCACCAAgctgtggaggaggtggaggatttGAGGGTGCAGATggaaaggggaggaggtgagCTAATGGAGAAACAGGAGGTCCAGAGAAGTACATCATCCGCACTTGAACATGAAGTAAAACAGCTGAGGGCGCTGCTCGTCCAATCGGGATCCGAGCAGGAGAACGCAGCTCAACGCATCAGACAGCTGGAGGAGGCCctgaggagggtggaggaggaaagaTGGAGTGTCAAGGAGAAAGAACAGAAGATTGCACAGATTGAGGAGCTGCACAAGGAGGCACACGAGGAGATTAGGATACTCCAG GAGGCTCTGAGGGGCACCGTGCCAGTGGAAGCAGCAGCCAAAGACTTTGAAGAGATGAAGGCTGAGCTGAGTGAGGTCATTGCTGGGCTGCAGCGCCGCTTGCTGGAACTCTCACACTCCTTTAGCGAAACCAAAAGTCAGCTAAGTGCTGCGCAGAAGCAGCTGGCGGAGAGCAGTGGAGCCTCATCTGCCTCCTCagagcaacaacagcagcaggtcCAGGTGCTGAGCGGCaaggtggaggagctgcagacggTGCTCGCCGAGACGGAGAAGAAGCATTCGGCGGCTCGGGGAGAGATCTCACTGCTGAAGCAGGAAGCAGAGGCTCAGGCACAGAGCTCTGTGGACCTCGCCGACCACACGCAGGTGATGTCATCCCTGGGGAATGCCATCAAAGAGTTGGAGAGCCAGTTGGAGACACTGCAAGAGCAGCTACACCAGAAAATCTTGCAGGTGGAGGCTCTTCAGAGCAG GCTTACAGCAGAGAAAGATGTCAGCCCAGATGATTCTGTCTCCCGCGCTGAGCACGAGACGACCCAAGAGCAGCTGGAGGGCGAGGTGAGCCACCTGACGCAGCTCCTCCAGGGGGCCCTCAGAAAGCAGGACGAGATGGCTCTGGAGGCTGCGAACGCATGGCAGATG GCACGGGAGAATCGGGCCGAGCGGGAGTCTCTGCAGGAGGTGGTGATGTcgagggagaaggagaaccAGACGCTGACCACTCGGCTGGCTGAGTCCCTGGATGCTGTGTGTCAGCTCAAACAGCTGGTGGAGAACCACGTcgcctcagagagagagaaaaacaagagg ATAGATGACCTGTCGCGGGAAGTGGGGAAGCTGAAGGATGCCTTAAACAGCCTATCACAGCTCTCCTACAGCTCTGGTTCTCCCTCCAAGAGACAGcagcaacaccagcagctgactcaGCAGATTGAGACGATGCAGCAACAGATCAAACAACTACAGTATCAGCTCGCT GAGTCAAAGAAGCAGCACCATGAGATCGTGTCCGTCTACAGGATGCACCTCCTCTACGCTGTCCAG GGTCAGATGGACGAGGATGTCCAGAAAGCCTTGAAGCAGATCCTGATGATGTGCCAGATGCCAAGCCAAGCCAAGGAGGCCTGCTAA
- the rai14 gene encoding ankycorbin isoform X4: MKSLKAKFRKTDVNEWNKNDERLLAAVEHGEAEKVASLLAKKGSSAVKLDGDGKSALHVAAARGLADCLSVILSHGADLSITDAAGSNPLHLAAKNNHTECCKKLIQSKCPIDAVDGSGKAALHHAAASGNVQTVQLLCEQKSPINLKDADGLTPLLLSAKHAHAEVCSTLLDCGAEINTSDNSGRTALMLASEANAGSVVEVLVQRGADLSALDSQGHDVVHYTKLLENSEVKTALNAALNRQQASDAKSPRSPQEDEVKETTLREEVEKLHEERSMLLDTIEDLKQSGEQTATGPQLEKKVERSFTASAALFSALQAKITALTLENQQLKSKHKRQASRQVSEDLKDSSRPNSMASNSSFHSTQDEFESLPQEEREDGPSGVSARGEEEEAEGGRGGSQEEIILLRQALESIQVKLLETRKENRSLHAQLKPERGREREREEDESAREKGREEELMESLAELQAKLTDSQERYHQAVEEVEDLRVQMERGGGELMEKQEVQRSTSSALEHEVKQLRALLVQSGSEQENAAQRIRQLEEALRRVEEERWSVKEKEQKIAQIEELHKEAHEEIRILQEALRGTVPVEAAAKDFEEMKAELSEVIAGLQRRLLELSHSFSETKSQLSAAQKQLAESSGASSASSEQQQQQVQVLSGKVEELQTVLAETEKKHSAARGEISLLKQEAEAQAQSSVDLADHTQVMSSLGNAIKELESQLETLQEQLHQKILQVEALQSRLTAEKDVSPDDSVSRAEHETTQEQLEGEVSHLTQLLQGALRKQDEMALEAANAWQMARENRAERESLQEVVMSREKENQTLTTRLAESLDAVCQLKQLVENHVASEREKNKRIDDLSREVGKLKDALNSLSQLSYSSGSPSKRQQQHQQLTQQIETMQQQIKQLQYQLAESKKQHHEIVSVYRMHLLYAVQGQMDEDVQKALKQILMMCQMPSQAKEAC; this comes from the exons GTCAATGAGTGGAACAAAAACGACGAGCGCCTGCTTGCTGCGGTGGAGCACGGCGAGGCGGAGAAGGTGGCATCACTTCTTGCCAAGAAAGGTTCCAGCGCTGTAAAGCTGGACGGCGATGGCAAATCGGC TCTTCATGTGGCGGCTGCACGAGGACTGGCAGACTGCCTGTCTGTCATCCTGTCCCATGGAgctgacctgtcaatcactgaCGCTGCAG GTTCCAATCCGTTACACCTGGCTGCCAAAAACAATCACACCGAGTGCTGCAAGAAGCTCATTCAG AGTAAATGTCCTATCGATGCTGTCGACGGCTCAGGAAAGGCTGCTCTGCATCACGCTG CTGCCAGTGGGAACGTCCAGACCGTCCAACTGCTGTGTGAACAGAAAAGTCCCATCAACCTGAAAGATGCC GACGGGCTCACCCCATTGCTGTTGTCAGCCAAACATGCTCATGCTGAGGTGTGCAGCACTCTGCTGGACTGCGGTGCTGAAATCAACACTTCTGACAACAGTGGCAG GACGGCCTTGATGCTGGCTAGCGAGGCAAACGCCGGTTCTGTTGTTGAAGTCCTGGTTCAGCGAGGAGCAGATCTGTCGGCTCTAGATTCACAAGGCCATGATGTCGTACACTACACCAAGCTGCTGGAGAACTCTGAGGTCAAAACTGCCCTCAATGCTGCCCTAAACAGACAGCAGGCCTCTG aTGCAAAGTCTCCGAGAAGTcctcag GAGGATGAGGTTAAAGAAACGACACTCAGAGAGGAGGTTGAAAAGCTCCATGAGGAGAGAAGCATGTTGCTGGATACCATCGAAGACCTGAAGCAGTCGGGGGAGCAGACGGCGACGGGGCCCCAACTGGAAAAAAAG GTCGAGCGCAGTTTTACAGCATCTGCAGCGCTGTTTTCTGCTCTGCAAGCCAAAATTACTGCTCTAACTTTGGAGAACCAGCAACTTAAAAGCAAACACAAG AGACAGGCATCCCGCCAAGTGAGCGAAGACTTGAAGGACAGCAGTCGTCCAAACAGCATGGCTTCCAACTCCTCCTTCCACTCCACGCAGGATGAGTTTGAATCCCTGCCACAGGAGGAAAGGGAAGACGGTCCAAGCGGTGTTTCtgccagaggagaggaagaagaggctgaaggagggagaggagggagccaAGAGGAGATCATACTGTTGAGACAGGCGCTAGAGAGCATTCAAGTCAAACTGCTAGAAACCAGAAAGGAAAACCGCTCGCTTCATGCCCAGCTGAAACCTGAgcggggcagagagagagaaagagaagaggatgagagcgcgagggagaaaggaagagaggaagagttgATGGAGAGTCTCGCGGAGCTTCAGGCGAAGCTGACAGACTCTCAAGAGAGATACCACCAAgctgtggaggaggtggaggatttGAGGGTGCAGATggaaaggggaggaggtgagCTAATGGAGAAACAGGAGGTCCAGAGAAGTACATCATCCGCACTTGAACATGAAGTAAAACAGCTGAGGGCGCTGCTCGTCCAATCGGGATCCGAGCAGGAGAACGCAGCTCAACGCATCAGACAGCTGGAGGAGGCCctgaggagggtggaggaggaaagaTGGAGTGTCAAGGAGAAAGAACAGAAGATTGCACAGATTGAGGAGCTGCACAAGGAGGCACACGAGGAGATTAGGATACTCCAG GAGGCTCTGAGGGGCACCGTGCCAGTGGAAGCAGCAGCCAAAGACTTTGAAGAGATGAAGGCTGAGCTGAGTGAGGTCATTGCTGGGCTGCAGCGCCGCTTGCTGGAACTCTCACACTCCTTTAGCGAAACCAAAAGTCAGCTAAGTGCTGCGCAGAAGCAGCTGGCGGAGAGCAGTGGAGCCTCATCTGCCTCCTCagagcaacaacagcagcaggtcCAGGTGCTGAGCGGCaaggtggaggagctgcagacggTGCTCGCCGAGACGGAGAAGAAGCATTCGGCGGCTCGGGGAGAGATCTCACTGCTGAAGCAGGAAGCAGAGGCTCAGGCACAGAGCTCTGTGGACCTCGCCGACCACACGCAGGTGATGTCATCCCTGGGGAATGCCATCAAAGAGTTGGAGAGCCAGTTGGAGACACTGCAAGAGCAGCTACACCAGAAAATCTTGCAGGTGGAGGCTCTTCAGAGCAG GCTTACAGCAGAGAAAGATGTCAGCCCAGATGATTCTGTCTCCCGCGCTGAGCACGAGACGACCCAAGAGCAGCTGGAGGGCGAGGTGAGCCACCTGACGCAGCTCCTCCAGGGGGCCCTCAGAAAGCAGGACGAGATGGCTCTGGAGGCTGCGAACGCATGGCAGATG GCACGGGAGAATCGGGCCGAGCGGGAGTCTCTGCAGGAGGTGGTGATGTcgagggagaaggagaaccAGACGCTGACCACTCGGCTGGCTGAGTCCCTGGATGCTGTGTGTCAGCTCAAACAGCTGGTGGAGAACCACGTcgcctcagagagagagaaaaacaagagg ATAGATGACCTGTCGCGGGAAGTGGGGAAGCTGAAGGATGCCTTAAACAGCCTATCACAGCTCTCCTACAGCTCTGGTTCTCCCTCCAAGAGACAGcagcaacaccagcagctgactcaGCAGATTGAGACGATGCAGCAACAGATCAAACAACTACAGTATCAGCTCGCT GAGTCAAAGAAGCAGCACCATGAGATCGTGTCCGTCTACAGGATGCACCTCCTCTACGCTGTCCAG GGTCAGATGGACGAGGATGTCCAGAAAGCCTTGAAGCAGATCCTGATGATGTGCCAGATGCCAAGCCAAGCCAAGGAGGCCTGCTAA
- the rai14 gene encoding ankycorbin isoform X3 encodes MKSLKAKFRKTDVNEWNKNDERLLAAVEHGEAEKVASLLAKKGSSAVKLDGDGKSALHVAAARGLADCLSVILSHGADLSITDAAGSNPLHLAAKNNHTECCKKLIQSKCPIDAVDGSGKAALHHAAASGNVQTVQLLCEQKSPINLKDADGLTPLLLSAKHAHAEVCSTLLDCGAEINTSDNSGRTALMLASEANAGSVVEVLVQRGADLSALDSQGHDVVHYTKLLENSEVKTALNAALNRQQASDAKSPRSPQHDQVAKLSDERITTPKKRKAPPPPISPPQEDEVKETTLREEVEKLHEERSMLLDTIEDLKQSGEQTATGPQLEKKVERSFTASAALFSALQAKITALTLENQQLKSKHKRQASRQVSEDLKDSSRPNSMASNSSFHSTQDEFESLPQEEREDGPSGVSARGEEEEAEGGRGGSQEEIILLRQALESIQVKLLETRKENRSLHAQLKPERGREREREEDESAREKGREEELMESLAELQAKLTDSQERYHQAVEEVEDLRVQMERGGGELMEKQEVQRSTSSALEHEVKQLRALLVQSGSEQENAAQRIRQLEEALRRVEEERWSVKEKEQKIAQIEELHKEAHEEIRILQEALRGTVPVEAAAKDFEEMKAELSEVIAGLQRRLLELSHSFSETKSQLSAAQKQLAESSGASSASSEQQQQQVQVLSGKVEELQTVLAETEKKHSAARGEISLLKQEAEAQAQSSVDLADHTQVMSSLGNAIKELESQLETLQEQLHQKILQVEALQSRLTAEKDVSPDDSVSRAEHETTQEQLEGEVSHLTQLLQGALRKQDEMALEAANAWQMARENRAERESLQEVVMSREKENQTLTTRLAESLDAVCQLKQLVENHVASEREKNKRIDDLSREVGKLKDALNSLSQLSYSSGSPSKRQQQHQQLTQQIETMQQQIKQLQYQLAESKKQHHEIVSVYRMHLLYAVQGQMDEDVQKALKQILMMCQMPSQAKEAC; translated from the exons GTCAATGAGTGGAACAAAAACGACGAGCGCCTGCTTGCTGCGGTGGAGCACGGCGAGGCGGAGAAGGTGGCATCACTTCTTGCCAAGAAAGGTTCCAGCGCTGTAAAGCTGGACGGCGATGGCAAATCGGC TCTTCATGTGGCGGCTGCACGAGGACTGGCAGACTGCCTGTCTGTCATCCTGTCCCATGGAgctgacctgtcaatcactgaCGCTGCAG GTTCCAATCCGTTACACCTGGCTGCCAAAAACAATCACACCGAGTGCTGCAAGAAGCTCATTCAG AGTAAATGTCCTATCGATGCTGTCGACGGCTCAGGAAAGGCTGCTCTGCATCACGCTG CTGCCAGTGGGAACGTCCAGACCGTCCAACTGCTGTGTGAACAGAAAAGTCCCATCAACCTGAAAGATGCC GACGGGCTCACCCCATTGCTGTTGTCAGCCAAACATGCTCATGCTGAGGTGTGCAGCACTCTGCTGGACTGCGGTGCTGAAATCAACACTTCTGACAACAGTGGCAG GACGGCCTTGATGCTGGCTAGCGAGGCAAACGCCGGTTCTGTTGTTGAAGTCCTGGTTCAGCGAGGAGCAGATCTGTCGGCTCTAGATTCACAAGGCCATGATGTCGTACACTACACCAAGCTGCTGGAGAACTCTGAGGTCAAAACTGCCCTCAATGCTGCCCTAAACAGACAGCAGGCCTCTG aTGCAAAGTCTCCGAGAAGTcctcag CATGATCAAGTAGCTAAACTAAGTGATGAACGGAtcacaaccccaaaaaaacgaAAAGCACCTCCACCTCCTATTAGCCCACCGCAG GAGGATGAGGTTAAAGAAACGACACTCAGAGAGGAGGTTGAAAAGCTCCATGAGGAGAGAAGCATGTTGCTGGATACCATCGAAGACCTGAAGCAGTCGGGGGAGCAGACGGCGACGGGGCCCCAACTGGAAAAAAAG GTCGAGCGCAGTTTTACAGCATCTGCAGCGCTGTTTTCTGCTCTGCAAGCCAAAATTACTGCTCTAACTTTGGAGAACCAGCAACTTAAAAGCAAACACAAG AGACAGGCATCCCGCCAAGTGAGCGAAGACTTGAAGGACAGCAGTCGTCCAAACAGCATGGCTTCCAACTCCTCCTTCCACTCCACGCAGGATGAGTTTGAATCCCTGCCACAGGAGGAAAGGGAAGACGGTCCAAGCGGTGTTTCtgccagaggagaggaagaagaggctgaaggagggagaggagggagccaAGAGGAGATCATACTGTTGAGACAGGCGCTAGAGAGCATTCAAGTCAAACTGCTAGAAACCAGAAAGGAAAACCGCTCGCTTCATGCCCAGCTGAAACCTGAgcggggcagagagagagaaagagaagaggatgagagcgcgagggagaaaggaagagaggaagagttgATGGAGAGTCTCGCGGAGCTTCAGGCGAAGCTGACAGACTCTCAAGAGAGATACCACCAAgctgtggaggaggtggaggatttGAGGGTGCAGATggaaaggggaggaggtgagCTAATGGAGAAACAGGAGGTCCAGAGAAGTACATCATCCGCACTTGAACATGAAGTAAAACAGCTGAGGGCGCTGCTCGTCCAATCGGGATCCGAGCAGGAGAACGCAGCTCAACGCATCAGACAGCTGGAGGAGGCCctgaggagggtggaggaggaaagaTGGAGTGTCAAGGAGAAAGAACAGAAGATTGCACAGATTGAGGAGCTGCACAAGGAGGCACACGAGGAGATTAGGATACTCCAG GAGGCTCTGAGGGGCACCGTGCCAGTGGAAGCAGCAGCCAAAGACTTTGAAGAGATGAAGGCTGAGCTGAGTGAGGTCATTGCTGGGCTGCAGCGCCGCTTGCTGGAACTCTCACACTCCTTTAGCGAAACCAAAAGTCAGCTAAGTGCTGCGCAGAAGCAGCTGGCGGAGAGCAGTGGAGCCTCATCTGCCTCCTCagagcaacaacagcagcaggtcCAGGTGCTGAGCGGCaaggtggaggagctgcagacggTGCTCGCCGAGACGGAGAAGAAGCATTCGGCGGCTCGGGGAGAGATCTCACTGCTGAAGCAGGAAGCAGAGGCTCAGGCACAGAGCTCTGTGGACCTCGCCGACCACACGCAGGTGATGTCATCCCTGGGGAATGCCATCAAAGAGTTGGAGAGCCAGTTGGAGACACTGCAAGAGCAGCTACACCAGAAAATCTTGCAGGTGGAGGCTCTTCAGAGCAG GCTTACAGCAGAGAAAGATGTCAGCCCAGATGATTCTGTCTCCCGCGCTGAGCACGAGACGACCCAAGAGCAGCTGGAGGGCGAGGTGAGCCACCTGACGCAGCTCCTCCAGGGGGCCCTCAGAAAGCAGGACGAGATGGCTCTGGAGGCTGCGAACGCATGGCAGATG GCACGGGAGAATCGGGCCGAGCGGGAGTCTCTGCAGGAGGTGGTGATGTcgagggagaaggagaaccAGACGCTGACCACTCGGCTGGCTGAGTCCCTGGATGCTGTGTGTCAGCTCAAACAGCTGGTGGAGAACCACGTcgcctcagagagagagaaaaacaagagg ATAGATGACCTGTCGCGGGAAGTGGGGAAGCTGAAGGATGCCTTAAACAGCCTATCACAGCTCTCCTACAGCTCTGGTTCTCCCTCCAAGAGACAGcagcaacaccagcagctgactcaGCAGATTGAGACGATGCAGCAACAGATCAAACAACTACAGTATCAGCTCGCT GAGTCAAAGAAGCAGCACCATGAGATCGTGTCCGTCTACAGGATGCACCTCCTCTACGCTGTCCAG GGTCAGATGGACGAGGATGTCCAGAAAGCCTTGAAGCAGATCCTGATGATGTGCCAGATGCCAAGCCAAGCCAAGGAGGCCTGCTAA